One Prolixibacteraceae bacterium DNA segment encodes these proteins:
- a CDS encoding rhomboid family intramembrane serine protease: MNTNRILPNTPPAVRGLLIANVIMFILSYFAKDTFMRYFALYQPTSDYFMPHQLITHLFMHGSITHIFFNMFALWMFGRILEQVWGSKRFLIYYFVTGLGAALLHTLVNYIEIHSITEAGKALMNTPSPGLLEDFVHKYLKYPSTELTEFMYRFAEKPKDPDYTGTIPSIVDGIINLKENIPTVGASGAVYGVLLAFGVLFPNTELMLLFPPIPIKAKYMVIGYAVIELVLGLASPGSNIAHFAHLGGMIFGWILLKYWNTNSRNFY; encoded by the coding sequence ATGAATACAAATCGTATACTTCCCAATACCCCCCCAGCTGTAAGAGGCTTACTCATTGCTAATGTCATCATGTTTATCCTCTCCTACTTTGCTAAAGATACTTTTATGAGGTATTTTGCATTGTACCAGCCAACGTCTGATTACTTCATGCCACATCAACTTATTACCCATCTATTTATGCATGGGAGTATAACACATATATTCTTCAATATGTTTGCATTGTGGATGTTTGGACGAATTCTAGAACAAGTTTGGGGATCCAAAAGATTTCTTATATATTATTTTGTTACCGGACTAGGTGCAGCCCTTCTTCATACATTAGTAAACTACATTGAGATACATTCTATTACTGAGGCAGGAAAAGCTCTAATGAACACTCCATCTCCAGGACTTCTGGAAGATTTTGTTCATAAATACCTTAAATATCCATCAACAGAGCTTACTGAATTTATGTACCGCTTTGCAGAGAAACCAAAAGATCCTGATTACACAGGAACAATACCATCTATAGTAGATGGTATTATCAATCTAAAAGAGAATATTCCAACAGTTGGAGCATCAGGTGCTGTATATGGAGTACTTCTAGCATTTGGAGTTCTATTCCCAAATACAGAGCTTATGTTATTATTCCCTCCAATACCTATTAAAGCAAAATATATGGTTATTGGTTATGCTGTTATTGAGCTTGTCTTAGGTCTTGCAAGTCCTGGTAGCAATATTGCACATTTTGCTCACTTAGGGGGAATGATCTTTGGTTGGATATTATTAAAATATTGGAATACAAATAGTCGAAATTTTTATTAA
- a CDS encoding RNA polymerase sigma factor, with protein MKQEFLSKITENQKIIHKVCSVYCFDTESRKDLFQEILVQLWKAYPSFKGNSKFSTWMYRVSLNTAITYFKKEKKGFFTQSIENETLQISAGCVDEEFELRVELLHQSIATLSSIEKSIVLLYLEEKKYEEISEILGITQNNVRVKMSRIKDKLRKIMNPR; from the coding sequence TTGAAGCAAGAATTTCTAAGTAAAATAACTGAAAACCAAAAGATAATCCATAAAGTTTGTAGTGTGTATTGTTTTGATACTGAATCAAGAAAGGACCTATTTCAAGAGATATTAGTTCAACTCTGGAAGGCATATCCATCTTTTAAAGGGAATTCAAAATTTAGTACATGGATGTATCGTGTTTCATTAAATACTGCTATAACTTACTTTAAAAAAGAAAAAAAAGGTTTCTTTACACAGAGTATAGAGAATGAAACACTTCAAATTTCTGCAGGTTGTGTGGATGAAGAGTTTGAATTGCGTGTTGAATTACTTCACCAATCTATCGCAACGTTATCTTCAATTGAGAAATCCATTGTTTTGTTGTATCTTGAGGAAAAGAAATACGAGGAGATTTCAGAAATTTTAGGTATTACCCAAAATAATGTACGTGTTAAGATGTCTCGTATTAAAGATAAGTTGAGAAAGATTATGAATCCTAGATAG
- the trxA gene encoding thioredoxin: MAIEVTDANFDEVVIQSEQPVLVDFWAEWCGPCRMLTPVVEELAKEYEGKVVVTKMDVDNNQGTAAKYGIRNIPTILFFKGGEVVDKQVGAVPKTILASKLDSLL, translated from the coding sequence ATGGCTATTGAAGTAACTGATGCGAATTTCGACGAAGTAGTTATTCAGTCTGAACAGCCTGTTCTTGTGGACTTTTGGGCAGAATGGTGTGGACCTTGTCGTATGTTAACTCCTGTTGTTGAAGAGTTAGCTAAAGAGTATGAAGGAAAAGTTGTTGTTACAAAAATGGACGTTGACAACAACCAAGGTACTGCAGCTAAATATGGAATTCGTAATATTCCTACAATCCTTTTCTTTAAAGGTGGTGAGGTTGTTGATAAGCAAGTTGGAGCTGTTCCTAAAACAATTCTTGCTTCTAAATTGGACTCTTTATTGTAA
- a CDS encoding threonylcarbamoyl-AMP synthase encodes MRYEKEDINKAIEVIQSGGIILYPTDTVWGIGCDATNEEAVRKIYELKKRSDSKSMLVLMENPGLIARYIDMMPDVAWELIEVTEKPLTIIYPNAKNLAPNLLSEDKTVGIRITEEKFTSDLIRRIRKPLVSTSANISGEPTPGNFVDISDEIKNGVDYVVEFRQGDMEKKQSSSIIKLGVGGEIEILRK; translated from the coding sequence ATGAGATACGAAAAAGAAGATATTAACAAGGCCATAGAGGTTATTCAATCTGGTGGGATTATTTTGTATCCAACAGATACTGTTTGGGGTATAGGCTGTGATGCGACCAATGAGGAAGCAGTCCGCAAGATATACGAGTTGAAGAAAAGATCTGATTCGAAGAGCATGTTAGTTTTAATGGAGAATCCAGGACTAATAGCGCGTTATATTGATATGATGCCTGATGTTGCATGGGAATTGATTGAGGTGACAGAGAAGCCATTAACGATTATTTATCCTAATGCGAAGAACTTAGCACCGAATCTTCTTTCTGAAGACAAAACGGTGGGTATTCGTATCACGGAAGAAAAGTTTACAAGCGATTTGATTCGACGTATTCGTAAGCCTTTGGTTTCTACATCCGCGAATATCAGTGGAGAACCGACTCCTGGTAATTTTGTAGATATTTCTGATGAAATTAAGAATGGAGTGGATTATGTTGTCGAGTTTAGGCAAGGTGATATGGAGAAGAAGCAATCGTCTTCTATCATTAAGTTAGGTGTTGGTGGTGAGATAGAAATTCTGCGAAAATAA
- a CDS encoding S41 family peptidase, producing MKRVLLLFFLLPIWSSCSKSFNEETLVTPVAVFDDFWKSYDMYYANFKVKNINWDESYQIYRPFVSNNISNDSLYHILAAIQLNVLKDGHAYVARNKTEISSFQPIRLGLSDVNSVYALYYESLVHIVSNECEFIQYGAVIQDTSIGYLRVNTFIKDKLDSDIDTFANEVDEAMIYLSKKKSLIIDVRNNPGGFSHWAEYLAGYFHSSSLKYLEERTRFNKNRMDLKEIPESFVVTPSFKLYYQGRVTILINSKTASAAEIFVLSMCDLENVSTMGARTYGIFSPSIYRELLNGWYVRIPSSEVRLVDGTSLEGVGITPDIFTRAIDYVDNLDPTLQKAIDYEIGK from the coding sequence ATGAAAAGAGTTCTCCTCCTATTTTTTTTGCTCCCTATATGGTCCTCTTGTTCAAAGAGTTTCAACGAAGAGACATTGGTTACACCAGTGGCTGTATTCGATGATTTTTGGAAGTCTTATGATATGTATTATGCAAATTTTAAGGTCAAAAATATCAATTGGGATGAGTCTTATCAAATTTATCGTCCCTTCGTTTCTAACAATATTTCAAACGATTCACTATACCATATTTTAGCTGCAATTCAGCTCAATGTATTGAAAGATGGACATGCTTATGTGGCTCGTAATAAAACGGAGATATCTTCTTTTCAACCAATACGTCTCGGATTATCGGATGTTAATAGTGTTTATGCTTTGTATTATGAAAGTCTTGTTCATATAGTAAGTAATGAATGCGAATTTATTCAGTATGGGGCTGTGATTCAGGATACTTCTATTGGTTACTTAAGAGTAAACACTTTTATAAAGGATAAACTTGATTCTGATATTGATACATTTGCCAATGAGGTTGATGAAGCGATGATCTACCTGTCTAAGAAGAAGAGTCTGATTATTGATGTTCGTAATAATCCTGGAGGATTTTCTCATTGGGCTGAGTATTTGGCTGGGTACTTCCATTCCTCTTCTTTAAAGTATCTTGAGGAGCGAACTCGTTTTAATAAAAATAGAATGGACTTGAAGGAGATACCAGAAAGTTTTGTGGTTACCCCCTCTTTTAAATTATATTACCAAGGGAGAGTGACCATATTGATTAATAGTAAGACTGCTAGTGCTGCAGAGATATTTGTCTTGTCTATGTGTGATTTAGAGAATGTATCTACAATGGGGGCTAGGACTTATGGTATTTTTTCGCCCTCTATTTATCGTGAGTTGTTGAATGGTTGGTATGTACGTATTCCTTCAAGTGAAGTAAGGTTGGTCGATGGAACTTCTCTAGAAGGCGTCGGCATTACTCCAGATATCTTTACACGAGCTATTGATTATGTTGATAATTTAGATCCAACACTGCAAAAAGCAATAGACTATGAAATTGGTAAATAA
- the dnaE gene encoding DNA polymerase III subunit alpha, translating to MTPFTHLHVHSQYSILDGAAGVKALVSKAKEDGMKAVALTDHGTMFGIKEFHAACKANDIKPILGCETYVAARNISSKKDKVDRSGHHLILLAKNETGYKNLLKLISIANTDGMYYRPRIDKEILEKYHEGIIVTSACLGGEIPQWIMKGEINKAEESIAWFKSVFGDDYYLELQRHRCNDPRLRANIYDNQVLVNNKILELAKKNDVKVIAANDVHFVNEEDAEAHDILICLNTGKDYDDPNRMRYTRQEWFKTSDEMYELFNDIPEVVAETDNIANKVEFYELNSDPIMPEFPIPSSFATYEEYTHKFNAEDLEKDFGGSLDRMGGYAGALRVKLESDYLSHLVYEGVKDRYADNFTSDKKERIDFELNTIKSMGFPGYFLIVQDFIQAAREMGVIVGPGRGSAAGSAVAYSIGITNVDPIKYDLLFERFLNPDRISMPDIDIDFDDDGRQMVLDWVTAKYGHDKVAHICTFGTMAAKMALKDVARVLKLPLVEANRLAKMVPEAPKMTLKKAYAENPDLVKEKRSSDPLISKTITLAESLEGCVRQTGVHACGVLIGRDNLSDNIPVMPTKGESLLTTQYDGRFVEDIGLLKMDFLGLKTLSIIKETLDNVKLSKGLDLDIDAIPMDDGETYELFSRGDTTAIFQFESPGMKKYLRLLKPNRFEDLVAMNALYRPGPMEYIPNFINRKHGIAKIEYDHPMMEPYLKNTYGITVFQEQVMLQSRALGNFTRGQSDTLRKAMGKKNMKLMEELKAKFVDGCKGNPGFMEGCEEKKTEPDKLISKIWSDWEAFASYAFNKSHSVCYAYIAYQTGYLKAHFPAEFMAAVLSRNLSNIDKLSNFMEECRHMQLDVKGPDVNESYRKFTVNKEGVIRYGLAGVKGVGEGAVDVIIENRKNSGPFKDIFDFVERVPLKTVNKKNIEGLAVSGGFDLFPEINRSQFFEPTKSNATFIEDLVAYGHKIQSDQQDTGMGSLFGDFAPIEVKKPSIPFAHEWPKLELLEREKELIGIYLSSHPLDDFQFEIDHFTSKEYNVKSLANLETLEGREVAFAGMVTDAKEAMTKTGKPFSNMTLEDFSGSHRFFFFGKNHDSYSKFCRIGSLLLVKGRVEQSMFRPGELEFNVSFVESLSNLRDKVKSVDLELPVDFIDNNFNRELMELINSNNGQTLLKLSFVNRVKKQKISLISRNKRVFLSDSLISFLQKYKEITFKLN from the coding sequence ATGACACCATTTACGCATCTACATGTGCACTCACAGTATTCTATTTTAGATGGTGCTGCGGGGGTCAAAGCTCTTGTTTCAAAAGCAAAAGAGGATGGCATGAAAGCAGTGGCTTTAACCGACCATGGTACCATGTTTGGTATTAAGGAGTTTCATGCTGCGTGTAAAGCAAACGATATAAAGCCAATCTTAGGTTGTGAGACCTATGTGGCTGCAAGAAATATCTCGTCGAAAAAAGATAAAGTGGACCGTTCTGGTCATCACTTAATTCTTCTTGCAAAGAATGAAACAGGATATAAGAATCTTCTCAAACTTATCTCTATTGCGAATACGGACGGGATGTATTATCGTCCTCGTATTGATAAAGAAATTCTTGAAAAATATCATGAAGGAATCATTGTTACTTCCGCCTGTTTGGGGGGAGAGATTCCACAGTGGATCATGAAAGGTGAAATCAATAAAGCAGAGGAATCAATAGCTTGGTTTAAGAGTGTTTTTGGAGACGATTATTATCTCGAATTACAACGTCATCGATGTAATGACCCTAGATTAAGAGCTAATATTTATGATAATCAAGTTCTTGTAAATAATAAAATACTAGAACTTGCAAAAAAGAATGATGTCAAAGTGATCGCTGCAAATGATGTTCACTTTGTTAATGAGGAAGATGCTGAAGCTCATGATATTCTTATCTGTCTAAATACAGGTAAGGACTATGATGATCCAAATAGAATGCGATATACTCGACAAGAGTGGTTTAAAACTTCTGACGAGATGTATGAGCTGTTTAATGATATCCCTGAAGTGGTAGCTGAAACAGATAATATTGCAAATAAAGTAGAGTTTTATGAGTTGAATTCCGACCCTATTATGCCGGAGTTCCCTATTCCGTCTTCTTTTGCAACTTATGAAGAGTATACTCATAAGTTTAATGCAGAGGATTTGGAAAAGGATTTTGGTGGCTCTTTAGACCGAATGGGGGGATATGCTGGAGCACTTCGTGTTAAATTGGAGTCCGATTATCTTTCGCATCTTGTCTATGAGGGGGTGAAAGATCGATATGCTGATAATTTTACTTCTGATAAAAAAGAGCGTATCGATTTTGAGCTGAATACCATTAAATCTATGGGTTTTCCCGGATATTTCTTGATTGTACAAGATTTTATTCAAGCTGCTCGAGAAATGGGGGTAATTGTTGGCCCTGGAAGGGGATCGGCTGCTGGTTCAGCTGTAGCATACTCTATTGGTATCACAAATGTAGATCCTATTAAATATGACCTCCTTTTTGAGCGTTTCTTGAATCCGGACCGTATATCTATGCCCGATATTGATATTGATTTTGATGATGATGGACGTCAGATGGTGCTAGATTGGGTTACAGCGAAATATGGTCATGATAAAGTAGCACATATTTGTACTTTCGGTACAATGGCAGCTAAGATGGCCTTGAAGGATGTCGCTAGAGTTTTGAAGCTTCCTCTTGTAGAGGCAAATAGATTGGCTAAGATGGTACCAGAAGCTCCTAAGATGACTCTTAAAAAAGCTTATGCTGAAAATCCTGATTTGGTGAAAGAGAAACGTTCTAGTGATCCATTGATCTCTAAAACGATTACCTTAGCGGAGTCTTTAGAGGGTTGTGTGCGTCAAACTGGAGTTCATGCTTGTGGTGTACTGATTGGGCGTGATAATCTTTCGGATAATATTCCTGTGATGCCGACCAAAGGAGAATCATTGTTAACTACCCAATATGATGGACGTTTCGTTGAAGATATTGGATTGCTTAAAATGGACTTCCTTGGCCTTAAGACATTGTCTATTATTAAAGAAACATTAGATAATGTAAAGCTCTCTAAGGGATTGGACTTGGATATAGATGCTATTCCAATGGATGATGGAGAGACTTACGAACTCTTTAGCCGTGGAGATACGACTGCTATATTCCAGTTTGAGTCTCCTGGTATGAAGAAGTACCTTCGCCTGTTAAAACCAAATCGCTTTGAGGATTTGGTTGCGATGAATGCCCTTTATAGACCCGGTCCAATGGAGTATATCCCTAACTTTATTAATAGAAAGCATGGGATTGCTAAGATTGAATATGATCACCCAATGATGGAACCATATCTTAAGAATACTTATGGTATTACTGTCTTCCAAGAACAGGTGATGCTTCAGTCTAGAGCACTTGGTAACTTTACTCGTGGTCAGTCTGATACCCTTCGTAAAGCGATGGGTAAGAAGAATATGAAACTGATGGAAGAGCTTAAGGCGAAATTCGTGGATGGCTGTAAAGGGAATCCAGGTTTTATGGAAGGTTGTGAAGAGAAAAAAACAGAACCAGATAAGTTAATATCTAAGATTTGGAGTGATTGGGAGGCATTTGCATCCTATGCCTTTAATAAATCACACTCAGTTTGTTATGCTTATATAGCCTATCAAACAGGATACCTGAAAGCCCATTTCCCCGCAGAGTTTATGGCTGCTGTATTGAGTCGTAACCTGAGTAATATTGACAAACTTTCTAACTTTATGGAAGAGTGTCGTCATATGCAACTGGACGTGAAAGGTCCCGATGTGAATGAATCGTACCGTAAGTTTACTGTAAACAAAGAGGGTGTCATTCGTTATGGTCTTGCTGGTGTGAAAGGTGTTGGGGAAGGTGCTGTGGATGTAATTATTGAAAATAGAAAGAACTCAGGGCCGTTTAAAGATATCTTTGATTTTGTAGAGCGTGTCCCTTTGAAAACTGTTAATAAGAAAAATATTGAAGGTCTTGCAGTGTCTGGTGGATTCGATCTTTTCCCAGAGATTAATCGTTCCCAGTTCTTCGAACCTACAAAATCAAATGCTACCTTTATAGAAGATTTGGTTGCATATGGTCATAAGATTCAGTCTGATCAACAAGATACTGGAATGGGATCTCTTTTTGGGGATTTTGCTCCAATTGAAGTGAAAAAACCATCGATACCTTTTGCTCACGAATGGCCTAAATTAGAACTTCTAGAGCGAGAAAAAGAGTTGATCGGAATCTACCTTTCTTCGCATCCTTTGGATGATTTTCAGTTCGAGATAGACCATTTTACTTCTAAGGAGTATAATGTAAAGAGTCTAGCGAATCTGGAGACACTAGAGGGTAGAGAGGTCGCTTTCGCTGGTATGGTTACTGATGCAAAAGAAGCGATGACAAAGACAGGTAAACCATTCTCTAATATGACATTAGAGGATTTCTCTGGAAGTCACCGATTCTTCTTCTTTGGTAAAAATCATGATAGCTATTCGAAATTTTGTAGGATAGGTAGTTTGCTTCTTGTTAAAGGTCGAGTGGAGCAAAGTATGTTTAGACCTGGTGAATTGGAGTTTAATGTTTCTTTTGTGGAGTCGCTATCTAATTTGAGAGATAAAGTGAAAAGTGTTGACTTGGAACTTCCTGTCGATTTTATTGATAATAACTTCAATAGAGAATTGATGGAGCTTATTAACTCGAATAATGGACAAACTCTTTTAAAGTTATCTTTTGTGAATAGGGTTAAAAAACAGAAGATTTCACTGATTTCTAGAAATAAACGTGTATTTTTGTCAGATAGTTTAATCTCCTTTTTACAAAAATATAAGGAGATTACGTTTAAACTAAATTAA
- a CDS encoding rhomboid family intramembrane serine protease yields MGILNELRNAFKNGGYLTKLIYINVIVFFVIRGIDVILFLGGQPLGLIVNYLSLPDSWAQLIKQPWSLFTYMFTHYGFIHLFSNLLFLYWFGRIFLQYLDQNKLIYLYIIGGLMGGILYFIAFNTLPVFANSTTLLLGASAAVFSIVVATAVYIPNYQLYLMFIGPVRIKYIAIIYVVLSTIMIASENPGGNIAHLGGALCGYLYIHYYRKGKDIGAWIYPLIDKVMKLCTRSTSNLKVKYKKDVTKMNDKQYNRSKKQKQEETNRVLDKISKSGYDSLSKEEKNHLFKMGRK; encoded by the coding sequence ATGGGAATACTGAATGAGTTGCGTAATGCCTTTAAGAATGGAGGGTATCTTACCAAACTTATCTATATCAATGTGATCGTATTTTTTGTAATTCGAGGAATTGATGTCATACTTTTCTTAGGTGGTCAACCTCTTGGTTTGATAGTGAATTATCTATCATTACCTGATAGTTGGGCACAATTAATTAAACAACCGTGGTCTTTATTTACCTATATGTTTACACACTACGGTTTTATACATTTGTTTTCTAACCTACTTTTTCTCTATTGGTTTGGAAGAATATTCCTACAATATTTAGATCAGAACAAGCTTATTTATCTATATATTATTGGAGGCTTAATGGGAGGCATATTATACTTCATTGCTTTCAATACTTTGCCTGTATTTGCAAACAGCACAACATTACTTTTAGGGGCATCAGCTGCAGTATTTTCAATTGTAGTAGCAACAGCTGTGTACATTCCCAACTACCAACTATACTTAATGTTCATAGGGCCTGTTCGTATAAAATATATTGCTATTATATACGTAGTGCTTTCAACAATAATGATCGCATCTGAAAACCCCGGAGGAAATATTGCACACCTAGGAGGAGCTCTGTGCGGATATCTTTACATCCATTATTACAGAAAGGGAAAAGACATTGGGGCTTGGATATATCCATTAATAGATAAAGTCATGAAGTTATGTACTCGATCAACTTCTAACCTTAAGGTAAAATATAAGAAAGATGTAACGAAGATGAACGATAAGCAGTACAATCGTTCTAAAAAACAAAAACAAGAAGAGACGAACAGGGTCCTAGATAAGATATCAAAATCTGGGTATGATAGTTTGAGTAAAGAAGAAAAAAATCATCTTTTTAAGATGGGACGTAAATAG
- the mutL gene encoding DNA mismatch repair endonuclease MutL — translation MSDIIQLLPDSVANQIAAGEVVQRPASVVKEMVENAIDANATKITINLKDAGRTLIQVIDNGDGMSPTDARLSFERHATSKIKLAEDLYAIRSMGFRGEALASIAAVSEIELKTRKETDELGTLISIQASEVVSQEEVVCEQGCNFTVKNLFYNIPARRKFLKSDRAELKHIMIEIQRIALAHSQISFRLYHNDTIIYDLPKSNLRKRIVNLHGKNINQNLIPVEVETSIIKITGYIGQPKFARKTSGDQFFFANQRFMKHPYFHKAITTAYENIIANDTIPAYFLFFEVDPANIDVNIHPTKTEIKFEDEKSAWHIIHAAVRESLGKFNIVPSIEFDQAGAMEIPALLENEDPSMSSPTIEVDQTYNPFEVQHHIENHPRPTNQINNPQRFENNRQNWGSLYSGIEKEKVNEEIEANLEAFEMEGMDNPIANIAFNETPEPVQQTLNMEEGSQMSKFLHLKNRYILTPVKSGLMVIDQRKAQQRILYEGFLQLIKTQQSVSQQQLFPHTIELGLMDSEMLHSVVTELNKFGFDIQYAEQNVFVIHGIPSILGKINPVGLLEGIIEEMKLRPFDIKEEMNNYVAKILAKTSCSNRKISLKDQEVQQLFNDLFCCMHPTISPWGEPVLKIMPVEDLEKFLKL, via the coding sequence ATGTCAGATATCATACAATTACTTCCTGATTCTGTTGCGAATCAAATAGCTGCTGGAGAGGTTGTTCAAAGACCCGCATCAGTTGTAAAAGAGATGGTTGAGAATGCGATAGATGCAAATGCTACAAAAATCACGATTAACCTTAAAGATGCTGGACGTACCCTCATTCAGGTTATCGATAATGGAGATGGAATGTCTCCGACGGATGCTAGATTAAGCTTTGAACGCCATGCAACGTCAAAGATTAAATTGGCGGAAGATCTCTATGCAATCCGAAGTATGGGATTTAGAGGAGAAGCACTGGCATCCATTGCGGCAGTATCTGAAATCGAGTTGAAGACACGCAAAGAGACTGATGAATTAGGAACATTGATATCTATTCAGGCCTCTGAAGTTGTTTCTCAGGAAGAGGTTGTATGTGAACAAGGATGTAACTTTACCGTTAAAAACCTATTCTATAATATCCCTGCAAGAAGAAAATTCCTTAAGTCTGATCGTGCTGAGTTAAAGCATATTATGATAGAAATACAGAGAATCGCATTGGCTCATTCTCAAATATCTTTCAGATTATATCATAATGACACAATCATTTACGATCTACCTAAATCAAACTTAAGAAAGAGAATTGTAAACCTGCATGGTAAAAATATTAATCAAAACCTTATACCTGTTGAAGTAGAGACTTCTATTATTAAAATTACAGGATATATAGGCCAGCCTAAGTTTGCAAGAAAAACATCAGGAGACCAATTCTTCTTCGCAAATCAGCGCTTTATGAAGCATCCATATTTTCATAAGGCTATTACTACGGCTTATGAAAATATTATTGCAAATGATACAATCCCAGCATACTTTCTATTTTTCGAGGTGGATCCTGCAAATATCGATGTAAATATTCATCCAACGAAAACAGAGATTAAATTTGAAGATGAAAAATCTGCTTGGCATATTATTCATGCTGCAGTACGAGAAAGCTTAGGTAAATTTAATATTGTTCCTTCAATCGAGTTTGATCAAGCTGGTGCTATGGAAATTCCAGCCCTGCTAGAAAATGAGGATCCATCTATGTCCTCACCTACTATCGAAGTAGATCAAACTTATAATCCTTTTGAAGTACAACATCATATCGAGAATCACCCTCGTCCTACAAATCAGATAAATAATCCTCAACGATTTGAAAACAATAGACAGAATTGGGGATCACTATATAGTGGTATAGAGAAGGAGAAAGTAAATGAAGAGATTGAGGCAAATCTAGAAGCTTTCGAAATGGAAGGCATGGATAACCCTATCGCGAATATTGCTTTTAATGAAACTCCTGAACCTGTACAGCAAACTTTAAATATGGAAGAAGGCTCTCAAATGAGTAAATTTCTTCATCTTAAAAATAGATATATCTTAACTCCGGTGAAGTCTGGATTAATGGTTATTGACCAAAGAAAGGCACAACAGCGGATTTTGTATGAGGGATTTTTGCAACTAATTAAGACACAACAATCCGTTAGCCAACAACAGCTATTTCCTCACACAATCGAATTGGGACTTATGGATAGTGAAATGCTTCATTCAGTAGTTACTGAGTTAAATAAGTTTGGGTTTGACATTCAATATGCAGAACAGAATGTATTTGTGATACACGGAATCCCAAGTATCTTAGGAAAGATAAATCCAGTAGGGCTTCTTGAGGGAATCATCGAAGAGATGAAATTGAGGCCCTTTGATATTAAAGAGGAGATGAACAATTATGTTGCCAAAATACTTGCAAAGACATCTTGCTCCAATCGTAAGATATCTTTAAAAGATCAGGAGGTACAACAACTCTTTAATGATCTTTTTTGCTGTATGCATCCAACAATATCCCCATGGGGAGAGCCTGTACTTAAGATCATGCCAGTGGAAGATCTTGAGAAGTTTTTAAAGTTATAA
- a CDS encoding endonuclease/exonuclease/phosphatase family protein, translated as MKKIANFITALIGIITIVCGLSHHIPGDYLSIFGFLSLLFPLAYILNIMALLLHKHAKIIYNIIAIVVTFPVTSSFFSISHSKELIGVPNDLKVMSYNVRNGIIRSDSQHMATELDTIIMKHTPDVICLQEIHYHGISNTNIIKIGGITYHSYHAASSNVILSKQPILDSGIIPFKNTKNSAIYIDTKINGLPVRIYSCHLQSYKISTKEYIPSENNPISKKNLLHKLNIGIKRRAKQARSVRNNIQECNKPVIVCGDFNAMPSSYPYHIISKDLKDTFLERGKGFGVTYHAGWIHARIDYILYSKQLDTKNYLTLRQGRSDHKAIIGTYYIK; from the coding sequence ATGAAAAAGATTGCCAATTTCATCACAGCCTTAATTGGTATCATCACTATAGTGTGTGGATTATCTCATCATATTCCAGGAGACTACTTGAGCATCTTTGGATTTTTATCACTTCTCTTCCCTCTTGCATACATCTTAAATATTATGGCATTGTTACTACATAAACATGCTAAAATTATCTATAATATAATAGCAATAGTAGTCACATTTCCGGTAACTTCTTCTTTCTTTAGTATATCACATTCAAAAGAATTAATTGGTGTTCCAAATGACCTTAAAGTGATGAGTTATAACGTAAGAAACGGTATAATAAGAAGTGATAGCCAGCATATGGCAACAGAGTTAGATACCATAATAATGAAACACACTCCTGATGTAATATGCCTTCAGGAGATTCACTATCATGGAATCTCAAATACAAATATAATTAAAATTGGAGGTATTACATATCACTCATATCACGCTGCATCATCTAATGTTATTCTATCAAAGCAACCCATATTAGATTCAGGTATTATCCCTTTTAAGAACACTAAAAACAGTGCAATTTATATAGATACTAAGATTAATGGATTGCCTGTTAGGATATATAGCTGCCATTTACAATCATATAAAATATCCACAAAAGAGTATATACCATCGGAGAACAATCCCATATCGAAGAAGAATTTGTTACATAAATTAAATATAGGGATCAAACGGAGAGCAAAACAAGCAAGATCTGTTCGTAATAACATACAAGAATGTAACAAACCAGTCATTGTTTGTGGTGACTTTAATGCAATGCCTTCATCCTATCCATACCATATTATTTCAAAGGATCTAAAAGACACATTTTTAGAGAGAGGAAAAGGATTTGGAGTAACATATCATGCAGGATGGATTCATGCACGAATAGATTACATTCTATATTCAAAGCAGTTGGATACCAAAAATTATCTCACACTTAGACAAGGAAGATCAGATCACAAAGCCATTATAGGAACATACTATATAAAATAA